The genomic DNA aaatatttttaacagattttttaaaggacattatAGCCCAAGATTTCCGAGGGTTAATGTAGGTCAGAATTAATGAATAAACATGCCCAAATAaggcaaaaatatatataagcaaatgtatatttttcaaATGACTTTATTTTGGGGAATTTTGTTACAACATGCCATGAAATAAAAGTCTCCTGAGtagttatttttgaaaatgttacatCTATTAATACAGTGTCCCTCGTTTATCAGGATGTATTTTTCAGGATGTATTTCACAGccatatttattgattttattggaACATTTAGCCTATTTATGTATGTAGccaacacttttatttatttaatagccTATAGACTTAAATTACATTCAATAATTGAATAggataaattataatatataaaaaaagttactgttagaatttgactgtaaatttacagcaaagtcttacagtgcacccaccccccaaaaatggCAACAAACTTCTGTGAAGAGGGAGCTATCACATATTTCCTACTATGTATTTTAAGGTAAACTGATAAATCAGTCAGTATATGTGTTTACCTAATGGGTTATTCCAGTCGAATATTATTACCCTTCCACAAAGTTGGGGACTTACAAGAGGTAATATGAGATTGGACAAAATTAATGCCACAGGTATTCACACTTAAGAGCCTAGCTGGATCATACATTTGTCATAATACTTTTGACCAAGGCTCTCTTGGATCCACCTAGGACATGTAGTTCAGCAGTTTTTTCAGGCTGTGTAGAACTCAAAGTGAAACAGGTATTTATGGGTAAAATCAGTATCATCTCTAAGGTTGAGAAACTGTCAAACAAGTCATGTTGATGATATGGGCCTGTGTTGCAACAACACTGCAATAAAACTTATTACAGCAGGTAAGAACGTGTCTGAACTGTAAGCTTGTAATGCTGTTGCTATTTGGTAAGATGCCACTGGGGCtgcctcactgtgtgtgtgtgtgtgtgtgtgtgtgtgtcatattaCCCCAAAACCATTCATGTTCAAATGTTTTGATTTACAGACATTATCACTGAAATcaagtaatattatattattgcaaTATCGGAATTTCTGAGACACAGACGCCTGCTGACAGGTTAGTTTGCTTAGTCAAGGTGTGGCCTCTTTTATATGAGATTTTGACTCATGAGGCACTTTGACTGCAGTTTATACACTAGGAATGCAGGCAGTGCCAGGCATTAGGTCTCAATAAATGGCAAGACAGTGGCATCTAGTGGACAAGCTATTTACTACAAAGTAGCTTAACAAAAGTGACAaagaaaccataaaaacacagactatttCCATTAAGTAAGAACATGTTTGACTGGTGCTTAGTTTATGTGTGCACACACCTGGTTATGCAGAAatataacacatacacacacacacacacacacacacaaacacacacaaacacacacacacacacaattcattTATGGTAATAAAGGCCAAGTGACAGAGCAGAATATCTTATTTTGGTAGTTTCTATGTTGTTAAAAACCCTTATCAAAGCTGATGTTTCTGCGTTTTCTTCTAGAATGACCTGGATGACAGGCAACAGGAAATTCCTTCTTTGATCAAGAAAATATTCAAGAAAATGAAGTCCCTTTCTTAAGGGTCAAAAGCAAAATTGCTGCTGTGTGAATAGGGTGAAGTGACCTCTATTTGTGGTCAACACATATGTAGGCCCTTATTTGAGAAATATAGACAAGACAGGCAATACTACAGGACCCTTTTTGTCAATAGCAATTGATCAATTACTAATTACCCATATGCCACAAATGATTATATAAAGCCTTAGGGGCCACTTTGCTGTGATCCAGCCTTGAACCGAAACCAAGCTCTTCTGTCATAGAAACTATGGGGCAATGAAATCTCCTGGTTTTGTTTACACTCAGATAACCTGAATTTAACCTGTGGTTTCACATAGCTAACATTCCACCTGttggattttattattttgccaGACAGAAAAACGTAGATTTGATGTAAGTTTATTGAAATGCATCTAGCCAAGTGCTTTCCCTAAATTAATGTagacaaaaaaatcagcacgtatttattttgtaacatGTGTGCCATATTATGTTTTGCTTGTCTCTGGCCTTTGATTTCAAATGTATATAATTGTATTTCTTGATGCACAAAATTGTCCACACACGACTAAAGTTTAATGAATGACGTTATTGTCATGCGATTAAAAACAAAGAGTCTTTATTGGCAAGATAGATATTTTCCCTTCAACAACGAACTTAGGTGGAAAAACATTATTTCGTCCTCCATCAAAGAGTTGTTCGAACACTTCTTATTTAAGCATTATAAATTACAAATTCCCGTAAACTGAATTTATCAATTATACTTATGTGGTGTATTTTTAACGACTGCATGCTCGAGGGAGCCGTCGACTGTCGAAGAAAGCGGAAGTGGTAACAGGGAATGATTTCATTCCGGATGTGTGTCTTTGCTTCATCGAGCAAGTTCCTgggccaaaacaaaaacagctcccACTCACAGGGAGCAGCTAATGTCAGCCACAGCTCCTGTCGTTAGAAATCACTCTGCTATTTCACCATGCTACTGAAATCATGCTGCATTTACAGCACCGGAGTtttttctgttctatttttgATCTCGGGTATCGTTTTGGTCTTATCTAACGTGTTTCCACACTTCCTACACTCGCTGGTTGAAAAGGTAAACATCTTATTCAGGCTTTCGTTTTGTAACAGGCGTGAACGTCAGATGATCACCAaataagctaacgttagcaagaCAGTCTGGGAGTTTTTCCCCCATGGGTGATCAATAAAAGAATATCTAATAGTTTTATAGAAAGCTTTAGATCTTTAGCCAGTGTTTGACGTTacatttcgtcacactgttaaaataatcaaaaaaatgacttaggcaattattttaacagggtgacgatttagaaatgtaatcacagataagtcttaagttaattaaatgaattaactCTTAACGTAACGTCTTTAGCTGCTTTGGATAATGCTGGGGCtacagtataatatatatatttttaattcattcattttaacgGATTTTTTTGTAAGTCACGAACATCTGTATGATTACtgtaaaacctttattttttagattatattttatacttttttatacTAAAAAATCATGCGAATACAATGGCTATCAAGATGAATATGCTAAATCCATCCAACTATCTCATGTATGTAAAACAACTTGTTGCATAAATAATGTCGCATTTACATCTTACTCAGCACTTTTGTTCTATTGTTTTaagatataatattttatatacattttttaaatgttaacctTCATTTTTTTAGCTGTTATGGCTCTTTCTGGACACGTGCATTAAGAGTTACAAAAACTGAAGTCAAATTCTTTGTATGTATAAGTATACACTTACTTGGCCAATAAAGCTCATTCTAACTCTTTGACATTCTTGTATTCAGATCAGTGACACCTGTTTATCTGACATCATGTTCAtagttattcttttttttggtgtattcCTGCTTTAAGATATCCTCACTTTACTTGCATACTTTAATGTGATTTAAATGGCATATCATGACTTCTAATCCAGATTTCATCACTTGTCATATGATGTGAGGACAGCCTAGTCAGCAGTAAACGTGTCTGAAGTCACACATTTTACTGTGCAGCATGAGTAACGAACTACTCTTTGTTCCCTTTAGCAAATCGTTTTGAAGAATGACACAGATGCATTTGAGGCCTGGGAGAATCCACCAGCCCCTATTTACATGCAGTTTTACTTCTTTCATCTGGGCAACCCCCTAGAGGTGCTGGATGGGGAAAGGCCTGCAGTGTTGGAGATTGGACCATATACGTACAGGTaagagaggaaaaggagaaatacTTTTGTCTCGCTTCCCAAGTCATGTGTTCAATAAAACAGAAGTGTAGATTTCATAGTAAAAACAAGCCTCACAGattaaaaggaaaacacaaaagacattgCAACCAAGGGGCCTCCATCTAAATTTTAAACATAATACATGAATAGAAATAACCCGCCAAACTGTAAAGTcagtaaaacactaaaatactgACTTATAAACTGACTACAGTTCATACAATGGAAACAAATTGTGTCATCCTTCAAGGTGGAAAGGTGCCAAAGAGCTGATGATTagtttaactgaaacaaaagtAAGGaccaaatgaagaaaaaaaggcattgATGCACATGAAAGCAGAACATGCACAAGCAGTGCGCCATACACCATAATACAAAATGTAAGTATATAAGTCTATGAAGATATCAATTATCCATCAAAAGTTTCAAAAATAGATTACAGCTTTGAATGGCCTTCTTAACTTGATAATAGTAAATTAATAATGATTCCCTGAAGGTGTCAAGTTAAAAGATGacagggtaacgctttatattaaggtccttaataaccattcattaacaagtaataaggcattgttctcgctttagatccggtagttgcaaaaagcatagttcacttatagttaacttttaatagatgagcaataaagtatattttaatatcaataagcaaacaaaataagattaataaaggcatggcaaagacataatgggtgggtcatgggtgtttgtaatgccattattaacacttatataagcttaaaaacacacaataatgttaataagcatcttgcaAGGACtaacaagggccttattacttgttaattattggttattacaaggaccttaatataaagcgttaccgatgaTAGTAGCAAGGTTAACAATTATTAATTTAGCTTTACATAAAAAGTGTATAGATCTTGTTGGGAATAATTTCCTTTGATtgaattttgtaatttttttcaataaGACAGAGTATTTACTGTAAATAGTGGACACAATATagcatgtgattttttgttattgCCTAATATTGTTGTTAAAAGGCTCAGACACTCGCTGCATGTTTTCCTTTCTTCCTGTCGATGTCCACGACTCGTGCATGCGTGGTGACGTGTGTGCTTTGATAAAGTTTCTGCTTGGACATGTTGCcggtgtgtgttagtgtttacGTGGGAGCAACTGCAGCGGTTGCCGTGAATCGCCGTTCGCCTGACGGTGTTCGCCGTTCCTAGAGGCATTAAGTCCGTGAAGGAATATTAGTGTTGTTAGGTGTTCATATATACAATCGCCGATGATGATGTTGCGCTATTCGCGCTGTATATACAGAGGAAATTAACTTATTATGTGTGTCTGGCGGCGGTGTGGACCTTGTTTGGCCTGTGGGTCGCGCCATTGTGTGGTGTCCTTAGATAATGATGGCTTGCATTTTACAGCTGTTTGGTTCCCTGAGCTATTGGTGTTACTGTTAGGACGCTGGTGACTGCCTGTTTATATTGCATATGTGATATAAATGTAGCTTGGACTGCTGTTACATCCCTATGTGTgcagatttttctttgtttgtatttgAGGTGGTTATggcctgtaattattatttttttattgagtaaTAATgggaaatatgttttgtttgtcattaCAGAACTAACAATGCTAAAGACTGTAATGATTCTGATGACATTGAAGTGGAAATAAACTGCTGGAGCACACCAGGATTCACAATCATTACGCCTCCTCATCTTTTCACCGTGTCCTGACAGACACACCATTGTGGTCACTGCTAGATCCCTAAAAGAGCTAGCCCTACCCATTTACCTCCCAAACAATTGTTGTATCTAAAATGGCCGTGATGGCTTGCAGAGACAGAAGCAGTGAGATGTTGGTGCGGTCCTGTCTCTGGCTTGCTGGAGGCAGCCTGTTTGCCTCTCAGCACGGACAGACACAGTAGCTTTGTACAGCTGCCAATTTGTTTAGTAGGGAAATAAGAATTGCATCACCAGGATGTTCATTCCATCCTTCCTATctgccaaaaaataatttaactctGCCAAAACGCAGTTATTTAACGTTATTGTAGCACAACAGTTTAACTTGTCAGTCCATTTTCCTAAATAACCCTCTGAACCATTTGCATACAAGCCAGGGTGTGGCAAATATCATAAGACATACCAGAAATACTTTACTTATACAACCCAGATTTCAACTGTCATCAGTGGGACACTGTTTAAAATGGTAATGTATCAGACTATAGAATTGTTCAGAATGTATCCAAGTCGCTCCCTGACCTGCATGATCAAATTCATGTGCTTTAAGTTACAAGAAGATTATAATCAGTTGTGTAGAAGTTCTAGTTGCAGTTGCtcaaaaactgcaaagatgCCTTCTATGGAGGAAACATCATCTTCCTGCATTGTGCTACATTTAAAGCTATGCtaggcagttttttttgttttttagatttctgcacctcctcttggctctgtttTCAGGCTTTAGAAAATCTAGCCAGTAATGGGAGATTTCGGCCGACACAGGTCATTTTAAACTGAGAGTGCTGTACATACCCAGCCCTTCAGATACTGAACGCCTGATTAAATTTACATTGAAATTtaaatttagtcatttagcagacacttttatccatagccacttacaggaaaaagggaaacaatcaaggtatagtgcaataagacccgttagtgcagcaataagtgctagtgacaattctttaaggagtaccGTTGAattgtcgtgtggtgctaggagagaagatgttctctgaagagctgggtcttcaggagtttttttaaaggtagagagggacgcccctgctctggtaggaactggtagtgcgttccaccaacggggaacaacaaacacaaagagtttggattgccttgaactagggttgtcaaaagtatcgatagtcaaaaaagtatcgatactaaaacgttgtatccggatacaatactcattttcaaaagtatcaagtatctgaagcttgttatcatagttgcagttccTTTTtgaacaactgttttttattataaatattaaacctgtggttctggtcatttttacatgttgcatttttcttgttaataaaaatatttctgctaaattttggggtctttgtttttatccttgtggtatcgaaaatggtatgtatgtatgtaaatggaGTATCGATATCGAGTtaaaaattttagtatcgtgacaaccctaccttGAACTAACGGGTGGCAGAGGCAGTTCATTGGAAGAGCATTGTGGAAAATCTACAGAAAAAGTTGTTTAGTTTAGGCCTCAGCACTGTGACAAGGGACTATCAACAATTCAATTATTTAACCAagttgttatatttttctacacAGAGAGTACCGGCCAATGGAGCAAGTGGACTTCCAGGAGAATGGCACTAAAGTCACAGCTGTCAACACCAAAACCTACATATTCCAGCGTAACATGTCCCGAGGTCCAGAGAGTGATCTCATCAGGACAGTCAACATCCCTGCGATGGTGAGCCGCAGAAATGCATCTATTAATGTTAGCGGGCAGCAAAATACTTTATCAGTTTTTGGTATTTGGTaagatttttaacttaacacTTAATATGTCTTTCATGTAACTTTAAGAAGTTACTTTTAAATTCAATAAGAAGAACTTTACTCTATGGAGTAACAACACACTCACAGGTTACAGTGAGGTACAAGTTATTTTTAATCCAATGATCTATTCTGTTGTGTAGTGTTTAGCGGTAACTGATGCATTATAACACTGATAATGGTATGGTCTGTTCTGCTACAGTAATGTGAACGTTAAACGATAACGAAAATGTTATTTAAGTAAATTATTCATCCCATTGGTTAGTATTCTTTATGGAACTTATGCAATTTAATGCTGTACACAACAGGTTGTGTTCCCTTTTTCTCCTGGTAGACGGTGATGGAGCAATTTAAGGACAACACAATTGCGGTCAAATTGATCAACGACTACATGAAGGGCGCTGATGTAGGCCTGTTCATCACCCGCACAGTGGCAGAGCTGCTGTGGGGATATGAAGATGAACTGCTCAAAACCCTCAAAAAGTTTAAACCTAGTCTGGATGATGTTTTCGGACTCTTCTATAAGGTCTCATTTAAGCATATAAACACATTATTGTACAGTTCACAGTCAGGAGTGTGAATGATAACAGACATTTTAATCAAGGTTTTCTTGTGTGAgagctttttgttgttttcttacagAGCAATGCTACCAACGACGGTGAATATGTCTTCTTTACTGGCCAGCAGAACTATAAGGACTTTGCCAGAGTAGATACATGGAGGGGCACAAGGTAATTGTCTCTACTCACCAATGACAATTAATGAATAAGAATTGTCTCTTGATCTGTGTATCCAGTCAGtgagaatcatttattacatcCAGTATAAAAGGATGACAGTTGGACTACATAAGCGATTTTATCAGGAGCAGACGGAATTGCAGACGCAATTGATCAAGGATTGATACGCCCTGTTTGATAACATTAACAGGTTTATCCTGCCACTATCTGATCACAGTTGATAGGCGTCTCTCATCTGAACTTTTCGTgtcaaaaacccacacaaatcCTAAAGAGGAACCTCTTTTCAACCTGGACCTTTTTTTCCAGCTTTTTGTGTCTAGCTGACTAATTAGCAGGAAATTCTGACATTGCACCAGAATTGGATGAAAGCACTTTAACTGACAGACACAAACTGAGCTGTAAGGGTTATTGCGCCACATCAGTGTAATGTTACATTCACTAAAAGGGCTTGTTTTTTACAACTGAGAGACTGAGATTATTATCTAATGACAAAATGAAGGTTTTTCTTCATCTTTCACTTGATTCAgtctgtgtgttaatgtgttttaaaaggtCTCGCTAAAAGAGATGTCTCGTTGTGAAATTTGAGTATCAGGCAGCAACAGGTCCCACAGGGACACCAGCACTCTCCGGAGCTACACTGTCTGTCAGCAACTGCTGCAGCCTCATCTGCCTGTTGCCCTCTCTTGGCTTCATGCATTTACTCTGGCTCAAATAAATGATTCAAAAACCTCATCCATGCTGTTGAAGTCATCCAAATTTCCTACACTGCTCTCACTCAATAGTCTTAAAAAGATACTGAAATTCCTGTTTAATCTTGTTGCACTTGGAGATTTTCTTTAATCCTTATCTCTCTTTTAAAGCCAAATAGTTTCACTCTCTTCTGTTGTTTCTGTCACTAAGGTGCAACAATGATTTTCCATACTGGAGTGCCAGTTATGTGTAGTTGTGTGCCAGCTAGCGCTGTAGCAGGAGTCTGACCATTTTGGAAGATAAGCTTATTTGCTTTGTGGCAGAGATATAAATGAAAAGATCGAACCCTCTCTCTTATCTGTCAGTTAAATATAAAACAGCTGCCAGGAGACAATGGGCTTAGCTTCGCACAGAgactaaaatgtcaaactactgTAAGGTAGTAAGAAATGACTGTTGCCCCAAAAAAGTAGCTGCAGCTTTAGCAAAGCTTTTTCTGGCTTATAAACATTTTCGGTCTTGATCTACTGGAAGCCCACACTATTAAATATTACCAACAGATTGGTTAGAGGTCCTTCAATCAAGTTAACAAAGGAAAATGGTTCACAAACACTGATTAATATTCTTGTGTTTACGCTTGCAGCAATCTGAGTTGGTGGACAACTGATGAGTGTAATATGATCAATGGGACCAACGGAGCATCATTTCATCCTGTCATCACCAAGAATGAGTCACTCTACATGTTCTCCTCAGACCTCTGCAGGTGAGTGGACTGCTAAATGTTTTACAGACGGCTAAAGACTGATGTGCTGGAAGACTAAATATGTCTACAAATTCTACTGGGCATGCACCAAATCTTTATAcacatttatgtatgtatgtatggccTTATATACAGTAGTTTTCCTAAATATTTTGGGCTTTTAAAGGTATAAGACATTGAGTAAGAAGAGCATTCACATTTCTCTCCAGAACTAATTTGGGGtttgattctttatttttttttgtttgaatgtttTCTGCACTAcaatggattattattttttacagctttAGGTAATATGAAATTGATTTGCCTGGCTTGAGTGGGCTAGTGAAATGGCTCCCCTCTCAGTCATCCTAAGAATGTCTTCCTGAGCCTTTCTCTCACCATTATTCAGGTCTGGATATGGGATTATGAATACCAGTTTAGTATGGCTGGTTGCATGGCTGGTCAGGGTTGGCCTCATGAATGAGGTCACTGTTGGCTTACTTACCTACCTACTTAGTGCTGCTTAAAACAACTAGTATCAGCTCGCTGTGACTGTTCATGCAGCAGAAGTAAGAGTGCAGCATATGCAGGTCAGCTAACTTATGATCAAACCTGTTTGTAttaagaagaagattactttattaatcccacaatggggaaattcaacctctacatttaacccatccttttttacacacaagtgaacacaccatgcaaggagcagtgggcagcacattactgcgcccgtaTTGTGCAGGTTGTCAGCAAATCAGCACACCACACTGCTCATATACAGCTCCCTCCACTCCTTTGTTGCACTTCCAGCTTTACAGAATGTATCTGTGCCTGCAGCCGTTAACCAGCATCTGACTCTGTTTCCAAGGTCTCTGTACGCTGAGTATGAGGGGGATGTGACGGTGAAGGGGATCCCTGGCTATCGCTTCAGTCCCCCGAGCAAGGTGTTTGCCAATATGACCCTGAACCCAGCCAACGCAGGCTTCTGTGTCCCTGCTGGAAAGTGCATGGGCTCTGGCGTGCTGAATGTCAGCACATGTAAACAAGGTACTgtaggaagtgcattaagcagctgttttgtgtgaagaaaaaaaacagaaaaaaatgtttcattgtggTGAGAGAGGCGTTTTATCTCGATGGTAGTGCTGTGACTAAATTGCTTTGCTTCAAGGAAATATAGATTATTGTGTGTTCTGCACCTTTTGCGAGAAGAGTccatcaatatatattttgtttactcATTTCTTATTGCACAGTAACAGTCACAAAGGGGAAAGTTGTTCCACTGTGAACTGTTGTTTGTCTGAATCTGTTCCGCTGAGTGTCTTTTAGTTGTTCTAACTGAATCTTCTGTGTGTTTAGGAGCTCCTATCATCATGTCTTCACCACATTTCTACCAGGCAGATGAGAAGTTTGTGAAGGATGTGTTTGGCATGAAGCCAAAGAAGGAGCAGCATGAGACTCTGATTGATATCAATCCGGTagttatttaaatttatttatttattaatgtaattttacGTCAGACGTGACGcaataccaaaataaaaatagctaacaaaaaagcacacaaaatgaaaaaaataccccaaaaatttaaatgaaatgtcGAGTAGgctaaacatatttttacatcGCATGTCTTATTGGTTCCTTTTTGTTTCAAATGTTATCCTTATATACAACTATCGACATAGATTGTCctgtaatatttatattactAATCAACCATATATAAATCTGTCAGTTCTACACTATTTACACATTTACTGTTCCATACTACTATATTTTCCAAGCATTTTTCTAATACAGTTTCTTTAATTGATTTCATAATTCATAAAGATCCCTCCAGACATGTTTTAAGACATATAAAAATATTGCGTTTGGAGTCTGATATTTTCtccctaattattattattatttaattaatttaaagccTTATTATATACACCTGTGACTTCCTGGTCACTGCCTAAGTTACTTTCTTATTTCtttcaacaaataaatatatgcaaGATTTTTCATCAGCAATACATTAAACATATTTGGTTATGGGGAAAAGTATTTAAATGTGAAGACAGCAGAAGAGAAGggtgaaatacagaaaaaaaccccagggaaaacaggagggttaacagcagtgggttttttttagaattgCTTTACTTCATAcccttcatttttctttttcattcattattttattttttattttttttgttgtattgtagAAAGTTGATTTGAAAACTTACGGTATAAAACTTTGCACAAAGACACATTGATGTTTACCACTAGAGGGTGAACTAGATCAGTTCTGTGTCTGCAAGCCAACAGTTACCCAGAAGTGGTAAACAGTGGTTAAAGATTAAAGAAGAGGTACATGGAACGGAGCTGTCACCAAAGATAAGTTCTGACAGCTCTTATCATGTTTATACTGTATAACTCAGTTGACCGTGTTGTAAATCCATAATAAAAGGAAGCAGACTAACAAAAATAGTGCTTCCAGGAGGGCACATTTTGGACTTCTGGTCACCCTTAATGTAGAGTTAGTGCAACTTTAATCCTATGATGTGTGGAAGCGAGGTTATTGTTTGTAGAGCAACCGTACAGATAAGCTATCACCATAATATAGTACATTTTAGACAGAAATCTATAGCCATATTATTTGATGTATAGCAGATCATAGAgcaaatatcaaaatatgttGTCTAATAATGATTAACCCTtgttacaatttatttttttcttgtactaaCTATGATACCAGCTGGACTCCTGCAAGAAAGCAAACAGATTACAAAGACATTAACAGTTAACACATAAGTCTAATAATAGAGTTCTGTTTGAGTCTTTGTTCAGATTGTTATCTCACTTTGGTAGCAGTGCAGTGCTTGCTTTGCTTGAAGcccttttttacttgtttttctctccttgTAGTTAGTTATTAGAGTTCTGATTGATATAATTGAAATTTGAAATGTATTATCTAGTAAATTGAAGCTAAGTCTTAAGACAGAGAAATATATCAGGAAAAGATTACTTAAAAACGTATGTGGACGACAACATTCAATCGATTTGCTGAACCCAGCATGTAACTGTGACACAGACTTTAATTTCATACTAAATCCCACCAACATGTAAGGTGGTGGCATCATAGACACCATTAACATCATGAAATTAGTCTTTGAACCAATAAACAAGCTACTGTATTGTCTGTTTATCCTCCTTCCTATTTTATAATCTTCGCTGTGCCACTCTGTGACATGATTTATGTATTAGATTGGTCCAAAGTCCTGTGACTTTTGCCATAAACACTGGGTTGAGTTGAGTACAGCTTAATAAGTAGCAGCTAACCGCCTCCGCAGCCAGTGTCAGGGCTGTGATTGTCATTTGGGCCACCTACAATAAAATGTATGCGGATATATCTTTGTTTTATGGACAGTATGTGTAGGTTGGTGTGTTAGTTCAcggatattttttttccaatcagATTTATTTACTGACAAATGTTTGCAGCATAAAGATCTTGAACGTAACACACAGGGGGAATTCACAAAGAAGGCATTGTGGCTGGTGATTGCAGCAAAAATTACACATCACTTGCAACTGTCATAAGGTCTGATTCACTGAAGATATAGTCCTAATAATATTATGATGCAGACAGGCCCATAAAGTTCTAAGGCTGAGTGCAATTTACCTCCTTTTTAAATGATTGCAATTATTCAAGTATAAATGCTTTGGAGGTTGAAGTGTGGGTTGTGAGG from Centropristis striata isolate RG_2023a ecotype Rhode Island chromosome 19, C.striata_1.0, whole genome shotgun sequence includes the following:
- the scarb2c gene encoding lysosome membrane protein 2c translates to MLLKSCCIYSTGVFSVLFLISGIVLVLSNVFPHFLHSLVEKQIVLKNDTDAFEAWENPPAPIYMQFYFFHLGNPLEVLDGERPAVLEIGPYTYREYRPMEQVDFQENGTKVTAVNTKTYIFQRNMSRGPESDLIRTVNIPAMTVMEQFKDNTIAVKLINDYMKGADVGLFITRTVAELLWGYEDELLKTLKKFKPSLDDVFGLFYKSNATNDGEYVFFTGQQNYKDFARVDTWRGTSNLSWWTTDECNMINGTNGASFHPVITKNESLYMFSSDLCRSLYAEYEGDVTVKGIPGYRFSPPSKVFANMTLNPANAGFCVPAGKCMGSGVLNVSTCKQGAPIIMSSPHFYQADEKFVKDVFGMKPKKEQHETLIDINPLTGFVLQAAKRLQVNVYLEKIPTFSKTGNVRTVVLPVVYLNESVLIDDASAMKLQKIIVEQTVVVNIPFMFIGLGILLGGIFMFLMCRQKIPESPQGEQVEPLLSS